One stretch of Plasmodium vivax chromosome 8, whole genome shotgun sequence DNA includes these proteins:
- a CDS encoding hypothetical protein, conserved (encoded by transcript PVX_095430A), whose translation MVKTSSYRRKSRSSPNGQGQKAKIGIKRLSAEYVKTGQLLVKQRKIIAFNFEKKTRRRNFKYYPGEHVKVTKNTSLVALTNGRVKYTFHCLQNVLIVNVLPEELDELREEDLYRYRTEHVKSFEENRSLVYLRMKHVVSFPPSKRTQFRRPPLRPQFLAKYDVDDNPTLRAVPVLYHKRE comes from the coding sequence atggtgaagaCGAGTTCCTATAGGAGGAAGAGCAGGAGCTCTCCAAATGGACAAGGgcaaaaggcaaaaataGGAATCAAACGGCTAAGTGCAGAATATGTAAAGACAGGGCAACTCCTCGtgaagcaaagaaaaataattgccttcaattttgaaaagaaaacaagaagaagaaattttaaatactACCCGGGGGAACATGTTAAGGTTACGAAAAACACAAGTTTGGTAGCCCTGACGAATGGGAGAGTAAAATACACATTCCACTGTTTGCAGAACGTCCTCATCGTGAATGTACTTCCAGAAGAGTTAGATGAGCTGAGGGAGGAGGACCTGTATAGGTACAGGACTGAGCATGTAAAATCGTTTGAGGAGAACAGGAGCCTCGTTTATCTTCGGATGAAACACGTAGtgagcttcccccccagcaAGCGGACGCAGTTTAGGAGGCCGCCGCTGCGCCCCCAGTTCCTGGCCAAATATGACGTGGACGACAACCCGACGCTCCGGGCGGTGCCCGTGCTCTACCACAAGCGGGAGTGA